A stretch of Labilibaculum sp. DW002 DNA encodes these proteins:
- the lysA gene encoding diaminopimelate decarboxylase — MFSSSKVSEFSTLPTPFYYYDMEVLQNTLELVKRESSKYGYHVHYAVKANANPTIMSTVQSYGFGADCVSGNEIKRSLETGFQANQIVYAGVGKSDQEIQTALESEIFCFNCESIPEMELINELAAESNKVAKIAIRINPNVNANTHHYITTGVEENKFGISRWEFENVVESLATFKNIELIGLHFHIGSQITDLSVFKGLCLRINEIKQWFIDRQILVDHINVGGGYGVDYNQPDENAIPDFETFFKIFNDFLDLSSNQELHFELGRSMVAQCGSLISKVLYVKNGVNTKFAILDAGMTELLRPALYQAYHKIENISSNGENENYDVVGPICESSDCFGKAVELPATKRNDLIAIRSAGAYGEAMASRYNLRDIAPSIFSNNL; from the coding sequence ATGTTTAGCAGCTCAAAAGTTAGCGAATTCTCAACGCTACCAACTCCATTTTACTACTATGATATGGAGGTTCTCCAAAATACATTGGAATTAGTCAAAAGAGAATCATCAAAATATGGATATCATGTGCATTACGCTGTAAAGGCAAATGCAAATCCAACAATAATGTCTACCGTTCAATCTTATGGCTTTGGTGCCGATTGCGTGAGTGGTAACGAAATTAAAAGATCTCTAGAAACAGGTTTTCAGGCAAATCAAATTGTTTATGCTGGAGTTGGAAAATCCGATCAAGAAATTCAAACCGCTTTAGAATCAGAAATATTCTGTTTTAATTGTGAATCAATCCCAGAAATGGAACTGATAAATGAATTGGCAGCCGAAAGTAATAAAGTTGCAAAAATTGCCATACGTATCAACCCAAATGTAAACGCAAATACACATCATTACATCACTACTGGTGTAGAAGAGAATAAATTTGGCATTAGCAGATGGGAATTTGAGAATGTGGTAGAAAGTTTGGCTACATTCAAAAACATCGAATTAATCGGCTTGCACTTCCATATTGGTTCTCAAATTACTGATTTAAGCGTTTTTAAAGGTCTATGCCTTCGAATTAATGAGATAAAGCAATGGTTTATCGATCGACAAATACTTGTTGACCACATCAATGTTGGAGGTGGTTATGGTGTGGACTACAATCAGCCAGACGAAAATGCTATTCCCGATTTTGAGACCTTTTTTAAAATCTTTAATGATTTTCTAGACCTTTCATCTAATCAAGAACTTCACTTTGAACTAGGTCGTTCGATGGTTGCACAGTGTGGCAGCCTAATTAGTAAGGTTTTGTATGTGAAGAATGGGGTTAACACAAAATTTGCCATTTTAGATGCAGGTATGACCGAATTACTTCGCCCAGCATTGTACCAAGCTTATCACAAAATAGAAAACATTAGCTCTAATGGAGAGAATGAGAATTACGATGTAGTTGGTCCAATTTGTGAATCATCGGATTGTTTTGGTAAGGCGGTAGAGTTACCGGCAACCAAAAGAAATGACTTGATAGCAATTCGAAGTGCTGGTGCTTATGGTGAAGCAATGGCGTCAAGATACAACCTAAGAGATATTGCACCTTCAATTTTCTCAAACAACTTATAA
- a CDS encoding GAF domain-containing protein, translated as MKLDQLKLNIDEIPFKKSLSFLPLINMLKEEKKNGFNLQAESILRVIEGNTSLLKADFDIKEVGKFEKEIHALMSYFFTPTQYKNDIGVASSPFDDHNFYFTPNYLKVYGDENIEIEMVEQKKQDKCYMTFTMLMYAYLMILPKFYKFNLNMDYLFMYRMTDKLNGLVRYYKIEFNEKCVDVTHNGTIPVASEDDIREMINDPMNLDFWLKTIPLNNFTFRGFLTFRYVDVTQIEVISSLKSQLLEKSSILNNNNFNDLEQNIRSLLSLPNLNLGVLALAMSQGNVDNPADFWHGFVDPNKYKCDAYQGTIYEEAAKSGAPVLINDLAKRPNLKPLEQELLNLGIRNISIIPLHYEGELVGMMELGSPKAFDISFTKLRIIKDVIPVFSIAVKRTSDELRNRIEATIKEECTAIHPSVEWRFQQAAGNLLNKKELGETVQMEEIVFKEVHPLYGAIDVRHSSVIRNQTIQDDLVEQLQLARKVLREAYADRKMPIYDQLIYKIDFFIDGIRKGLSSGDEMNVLNFIRHDVESLFPHFKENSDSLMLAIEEYHNNIDSELNIVYKRRKDFEDSLGIINDCATAYIEKEQEKAQEMFPHYFEKYRTDGVEHNIYIGQSISEQKPFDRIYLKNLRLWQLIVSAELARKTESLKGSLPIDLDVTGLILVHSQPLAIRFRQDEKKFDVDGAYNIRYEIVKKRIDKAEIKGTNERLTQPGKLAIIFSQEGEMVEYQRYLEYLVAKGYFEDDIEHLQLEDLQGVYGLRAIRVTVKKGVEPKEALVVAKELKLND; from the coding sequence ATGAAGTTAGATCAATTGAAATTAAATATAGATGAAATTCCATTCAAGAAATCGTTAAGTTTTTTGCCTTTAATTAACATGTTGAAGGAAGAGAAAAAGAACGGTTTTAATTTGCAGGCAGAATCTATATTGCGTGTGATCGAGGGAAATACATCATTGTTGAAAGCAGATTTTGACATTAAAGAAGTTGGGAAGTTTGAAAAAGAGATTCATGCATTAATGTCTTATTTTTTTACGCCAACCCAATATAAAAATGACATTGGTGTTGCCTCAAGTCCTTTCGATGACCATAATTTTTATTTTACTCCGAACTATTTGAAAGTTTATGGGGACGAGAATATTGAAATAGAGATGGTCGAGCAAAAGAAACAAGATAAGTGTTACATGACTTTTACAATGTTGATGTATGCTTATTTGATGATTTTGCCAAAGTTTTACAAGTTTAATTTGAATATGGACTATCTGTTTATGTATCGTATGACCGATAAATTAAATGGCTTAGTTAGGTATTATAAAATAGAGTTTAATGAGAAATGTGTGGATGTCACCCATAATGGAACTATCCCAGTTGCTTCGGAAGATGATATTCGAGAGATGATTAATGATCCAATGAATTTGGATTTTTGGTTAAAAACAATTCCTCTTAATAATTTTACATTTAGAGGTTTTTTAACCTTTCGATATGTTGATGTAACTCAAATTGAGGTAATTTCATCACTTAAATCTCAATTGTTAGAAAAGTCTTCAATTCTTAACAATAATAATTTCAATGATTTAGAACAAAACATACGCTCTTTGTTGTCACTGCCTAATTTAAACTTGGGTGTATTGGCTTTAGCAATGTCCCAAGGGAATGTAGATAATCCTGCTGATTTTTGGCACGGGTTCGTTGACCCTAACAAATATAAATGTGATGCTTATCAAGGAACCATTTACGAGGAAGCAGCAAAATCTGGAGCTCCTGTTTTAATTAATGACCTTGCTAAAAGGCCTAATTTAAAACCTTTGGAACAAGAGTTGTTAAATTTGGGGATAAGAAATATTAGTATTATACCATTGCATTACGAAGGAGAGCTCGTTGGTATGATGGAATTGGGTTCACCCAAAGCTTTTGATATCAGCTTTACAAAACTTAGAATAATAAAAGATGTAATTCCTGTTTTCTCTATTGCCGTAAAAAGAACTAGCGATGAGTTACGAAATAGAATTGAAGCAACCATAAAAGAGGAGTGTACCGCTATTCATCCAAGTGTTGAGTGGAGATTTCAGCAAGCTGCGGGCAATTTATTAAATAAGAAGGAGTTGGGTGAGACTGTACAAATGGAGGAGATTGTTTTTAAAGAGGTGCATCCATTATATGGAGCAATTGATGTAAGACATTCTTCTGTAATTCGAAATCAAACCATTCAGGATGATTTGGTAGAACAATTACAATTGGCTCGTAAAGTGCTGAGAGAGGCCTATGCAGATCGAAAAATGCCAATTTATGATCAATTAATTTATAAAATTGATTTCTTTATTGATGGAATCAGAAAAGGCTTATCTTCTGGTGATGAAATGAATGTATTGAATTTTATTCGTCATGATGTTGAGTCTCTATTTCCTCACTTTAAAGAGAATAGTGATTCTTTAATGCTTGCGATTGAAGAATATCATAACAATATCGATTCTGAATTGAATATCGTTTATAAGCGAAGAAAAGATTTTGAAGATAGTTTAGGTATCATAAACGATTGTGCGACTGCCTATATTGAGAAAGAACAAGAGAAAGCCCAAGAAATGTTTCCTCATTATTTTGAGAAATATCGGACGGATGGTGTTGAACACAATATTTATATTGGACAAAGTATTTCGGAACAAAAGCCTTTTGATCGTATTTACTTGAAGAATTTGCGTCTATGGCAACTGATTGTAAGTGCTGAGTTAGCAAGAAAAACAGAATCCCTAAAAGGAAGCTTACCGATCGATTTGGATGTTACTGGTTTAATTTTGGTACACAGCCAACCATTGGCAATCAGATTTAGACAAGATGAGAAAAAGTTCGATGTGGATGGTGCCTATAATATTCGTTATGAGATTGTTAAGAAGAGAATTGACAAGGCTGAAATAAAGGGAACAAATGAGCGTTTAACCCAACCAGGTAAGCTTGCTATTATCTTTAGTCAAGAAGGAGAAATGGTTGAATACCAGCGTTATTTAGAATATTTAGTGGCGAAAGGATATTTTGAAGATGATATTGAGCATCTTCAACTTGAAGATCTACAAGGAGTGTATGGTTTAAGAGCTATTCGAGTAACAGTTAAAAAGGGTGTTGAACCCAAGGAAGCACTAGTTGTCGCTAAGGAACTAAAATTGAACGATTAA
- a CDS encoding patatin-like phospholipase family protein, with protein MGNNFNENERPKIGLVLSGGGAKGFAHVGVLKVIDELGIPIDYIAGTSMGSIIGGFYAIGYSATDIEKIILNQNWEELLSDHVSRKFVPIYEKTDFERYILSFPIKPKGIELPSGIVGGQNVINLFESLTIDYHNETDFSKLPIPFLCIATDLETGEAVVLDEGYLPEAMRASMAIPTLFEPVEIDGKLLADGGMINNFPVKEVLKMGADIVIGVDVQSGAKSKKELKSLLDIVNQTVSLMALANFKENVKYCDIYIKPDINNYSVGSFEEADSLIQKGEEIAKQFIPALKELKEKYELVAPIKKTYLPPSDTSSFYLKNLEVVGLHQVSHSLLEGKLNLDMDSKISLSELKNGINRIYGSRYFNHVDFQLKGEEEKTLLLRVKERTTKRFNVGLHYDSDNNAAVLLNTTFRNKLRSGSRLSFDLKLSENPRFKTTYTIDNGIKPGLNLEAEFNDSEVSAFDDNGKKVATYDFNYIKADFNIHSIIRESYSFGIGGKMEYYNINSDEVLSEGIIDREEDYFFSYYAFLNIDSHDKAYYPKKGMCLYGEYKLVTNNGASLDGMERPASVAYMKFNKAISVNPNFTIYPQFYGRVVWGKNIPGFYQSYTGGMDKSDYFDIQIPFVGLNRFQFSSTNAFVFRSDFQYELFKNNYLILKANAGKLVEDVDSSLSEGKWIKGIGLTYSYNSLIGPIEFSLTHSDEKEGISNYVNLGFWF; from the coding sequence ATGGGCAATAATTTTAATGAAAATGAGCGTCCAAAAATTGGACTTGTCCTTAGTGGTGGAGGGGCCAAAGGTTTTGCCCACGTAGGTGTACTCAAGGTAATTGATGAATTAGGGATTCCTATTGATTACATTGCTGGAACTAGTATGGGCAGTATTATTGGTGGCTTTTATGCAATTGGTTATTCTGCTACTGATATTGAAAAAATAATTTTAAATCAGAATTGGGAAGAACTTCTGTCAGATCATGTTTCAAGAAAGTTTGTGCCAATCTATGAAAAAACTGATTTTGAGCGTTACATCTTGTCATTTCCAATTAAACCAAAAGGGATAGAATTACCAAGTGGTATTGTAGGTGGACAAAATGTGATTAATTTATTTGAGAGTTTAACTATAGATTACCATAACGAGACAGATTTCAGTAAACTTCCTATACCATTTTTATGTATTGCTACGGATCTTGAAACTGGAGAAGCTGTTGTTCTTGATGAGGGTTATCTTCCAGAAGCAATGCGGGCAAGTATGGCAATTCCTACTCTTTTCGAGCCAGTTGAAATTGACGGAAAACTATTGGCAGATGGTGGTATGATTAATAACTTCCCAGTTAAAGAGGTCCTTAAAATGGGTGCTGATATTGTTATTGGTGTTGATGTTCAGTCAGGAGCAAAATCGAAAAAAGAACTTAAATCTTTACTGGATATTGTAAATCAAACAGTCTCTTTGATGGCACTTGCTAATTTTAAAGAGAATGTAAAATATTGTGATATTTATATCAAACCAGATATAAATAATTATTCTGTAGGTAGTTTTGAAGAAGCAGATTCGTTGATACAAAAAGGAGAAGAGATTGCTAAACAATTTATACCAGCACTAAAAGAATTAAAAGAAAAATATGAATTGGTAGCTCCAATAAAGAAAACTTATTTGCCTCCAAGTGATACTTCTTCATTTTATTTGAAAAACCTAGAGGTTGTAGGCTTGCATCAAGTAAGTCATTCATTATTAGAAGGAAAGTTGAATTTGGATATGGATTCCAAGATTAGCTTGTCGGAATTGAAGAATGGAATTAACCGTATTTATGGAAGCCGATATTTTAATCATGTAGATTTTCAGTTAAAAGGCGAGGAGGAAAAAACTCTTTTACTGAGAGTTAAGGAAAGAACAACGAAACGTTTTAATGTTGGTTTGCATTACGATAGTGATAATAATGCGGCGGTGCTTCTTAATACCACATTTAGGAATAAATTAAGAAGTGGATCACGCTTATCTTTTGATTTAAAATTATCTGAAAATCCACGATTCAAAACTACCTATACAATTGATAATGGTATTAAGCCTGGTCTGAATTTAGAAGCAGAATTTAACGATTCTGAAGTATCTGCTTTTGATGATAATGGAAAGAAGGTTGCTACTTATGATTTTAACTATATTAAGGCTGATTTTAATATTCATTCAATTATTCGAGAATCATATTCTTTTGGGATAGGTGGAAAAATGGAATACTATAACATTAATTCGGATGAAGTTTTAAGTGAGGGAATTATAGATAGGGAAGAGGATTATTTTTTCTCTTACTATGCATTTCTTAATATCGATTCGCATGATAAGGCATATTATCCTAAAAAAGGCATGTGTTTATACGGAGAGTATAAGTTGGTAACCAATAATGGTGCGAGTTTGGATGGAATGGAAAGACCAGCTTCTGTTGCCTATATGAAATTTAATAAAGCCATAAGTGTTAATCCTAACTTCACTATTTATCCTCAGTTTTATGGTCGAGTAGTATGGGGAAAAAATATACCTGGTTTTTATCAGTCTTATACTGGAGGTATGGATAAATCAGATTATTTTGACATTCAAATACCTTTTGTGGGTTTGAATAGATTTCAGTTTTCATCGACAAATGCATTTGTATTTCGAAGTGATTTTCAATACGAATTGTTTAAAAATAATTATTTGATATTAAAAGCCAACGCTGGAAAATTGGTGGAGGATGTTGATTCTAGCTTAAGCGAAGGAAAGTGGATTAAAGGCATCGGCTTAACTTATTCGTACAATAGTTTAATTGGGCCAATTGAATTTTCCTTAACGCACTCGGATGAAAAAGAAGGGATTTCGAATTATGTGAATTTGGGATTTTGGTTTTAA
- a CDS encoding DUF6268 family outer membrane beta-barrel protein — protein MKSCFCLLLLIFTAFLGLFAQEKADTIKYDWNPSVIGGGPVRGIDISYHSNSDFDVNSTSSLYGNGKGNIDHNRVFKTKLRFPVLIKEKLKVAGGFEYSDEEFHFKNIDGNKYPLYQSLNQKNLKSIGGNVYLMTQWKENRFFIFRFSARLKGDYWKEHIGDVNKYTFLKMELSPIIGWKVNPKKSWGVGIAYSYTFGDPLLFPVFVYNHSFADKWGIEAFLPARIKLRYQASKLCFINAKAKLNGGSYSIHFDDPELSDFKTLEFRRSDVNFSLEIEKGITDWLWTSVESGYRTNINFDVTNKNHALSLSGSKLTKEDNIIDSYAKGGMFFKFSVFIVPSKSLLKKVGIR, from the coding sequence ATGAAGAGCTGCTTCTGTTTATTACTTCTTATTTTTACTGCTTTTTTGGGTTTGTTTGCTCAAGAGAAAGCTGATACTATTAAATATGATTGGAATCCTAGTGTAATTGGCGGTGGGCCGGTTCGGGGAATAGACATTTCTTATCATTCCAATTCCGATTTTGATGTGAATTCGACATCTAGTTTGTATGGCAATGGAAAGGGAAATATTGATCATAACCGTGTTTTTAAAACAAAGTTACGATTCCCAGTTCTGATTAAGGAAAAACTTAAGGTAGCAGGAGGTTTCGAGTACAGTGATGAAGAATTTCATTTCAAGAATATTGATGGAAATAAGTACCCCCTGTACCAGAGTTTGAATCAGAAAAATTTAAAGAGCATTGGTGGAAATGTTTATTTAATGACGCAATGGAAGGAGAATCGATTTTTCATCTTTCGTTTTAGTGCTAGGCTTAAAGGAGATTATTGGAAAGAACATATTGGAGATGTAAATAAATATACTTTTCTAAAAATGGAATTAAGCCCAATTATTGGCTGGAAAGTAAATCCTAAAAAATCCTGGGGTGTGGGAATTGCTTATTCCTATACTTTTGGAGATCCTTTATTGTTTCCTGTTTTTGTATACAATCATTCTTTTGCTGATAAATGGGGAATTGAAGCCTTTTTGCCTGCAAGAATAAAGTTGCGATATCAAGCCTCTAAACTTTGCTTTATAAATGCAAAAGCAAAATTAAATGGAGGTAGTTATAGTATTCATTTTGATGATCCCGAGCTAAGTGATTTTAAAACCTTAGAATTTAGACGTTCTGACGTGAATTTTTCTTTGGAAATCGAAAAGGGAATTACCGATTGGTTATGGACTTCGGTTGAATCAGGATATCGAACCAATATTAATTTTGATGTCACCAATAAGAATCATGCCTTAAGCTTGTCAGGTAGTAAATTAACTAAAGAAGACAACATTATTGACTCTTACGCTAAAGGAGGAATGTTCTTCAAATTTTCTGTCTTTATCGTACCATCCAAATCACTTCTAAAAAAGGTAGGCATTAGATAG